Proteins encoded in a region of the Teredinibacter purpureus genome:
- a CDS encoding SirB2 family protein translates to MDYLTAKTLHMHCAMIAALAFLLIPVFQLSIKNSRVLSISVYSTYVCFLMFALSAANIAITFHINPLAQIWLTGKLASMAVIFSIGIVITLPTLKRKIPFLIRSSLYAFGIAVFLLANYLADTKLA, encoded by the coding sequence ATGGATTATTTGACGGCAAAAACACTTCACATGCATTGCGCAATGATTGCCGCCCTTGCGTTTTTATTGATACCGGTATTTCAGTTATCGATCAAAAATAGCCGTGTATTATCGATTAGCGTCTACAGTACGTATGTCTGTTTTTTGATGTTCGCCCTTAGCGCTGCCAATATTGCGATCACGTTTCATATTAACCCCTTAGCGCAAATATGGCTCACAGGGAAGCTAGCCTCCATGGCTGTAATATTTAGCATTGGCATCGTCATTACACTCCCGACACTAAAACGAAAAATTCCTTTCCTTATTCGTTCATCGCTATACGCCTTTGGCATTGCGGTATTTCTCCTTGCCAACTATTTGGCCGACACCAAACTTGCTTAA
- a CDS encoding outer membrane lipoprotein-sorting protein: MLKPNAKMSHKLYLLFLFIMASVQLFAGEDNSQYTETMKNQGLDLAIKRKKMSSGWHSGIGEYVMTLRNKNGGQSTRELSISEFEIDGDGNKSLTLFNVPADIRGTAFLNYSHVHSADEQWLFLPQLKRTKRIASKNKSGPFMGSEFSYEDLSSFEIDKYNHFYMGEKNSHFVVAAFPTYDHSGYSRIVNHLDIKNFQLMKAEYFDRKGTLLKTLTLSDYRHINDKYWRAFRMEMENNQTGKSTSMIVNQLKLQAGLSENMFRKDTMSRQR; this comes from the coding sequence ATGCTGAAGCCTAACGCAAAAATGTCTCACAAACTCTACTTACTTTTCTTATTTATTATGGCATCCGTACAATTGTTTGCCGGTGAAGATAACAGCCAATACACCGAGACAATGAAAAATCAGGGATTGGATTTGGCGATTAAGAGAAAGAAAATGAGTTCCGGCTGGCACTCCGGGATTGGCGAATATGTTATGACTCTACGCAACAAGAATGGCGGCCAGAGCACTAGAGAGTTATCTATCAGCGAATTTGAGATAGACGGTGACGGGAACAAATCGCTAACGTTATTTAACGTACCAGCGGATATACGCGGCACGGCTTTTCTAAACTACTCCCATGTTCATAGCGCCGATGAGCAATGGTTGTTTCTTCCGCAGCTAAAACGGACCAAACGCATTGCCTCTAAAAACAAATCTGGCCCGTTTATGGGGAGTGAATTTTCCTATGAAGATTTAAGCTCGTTCGAAATTGACAAGTACAATCATTTTTATATGGGCGAGAAAAACAGCCACTTCGTAGTCGCGGCCTTCCCTACTTATGATCACTCTGGCTATAGCCGTATTGTAAACCACTTAGATATTAAGAACTTTCAACTTATGAAGGCGGAATATTTTGATAGAAAAGGCACGCTTCTTAAAACGTTGACGCTTTCCGACTACCGCCATATCAACGATAAATATTGGCGTGCTTTTCGTATGGAAATGGAAAATAATCAAACGGGAAAAAGCACCAGCATGATTGTCAACCAGCTAAAACTTCAAGCAGGTTTAAGTGAAAACATGTTCCGTAAAGATACCATGAGCCGGCAGCGCTAA
- a CDS encoding efflux RND transporter permease subunit codes for MFTFSARRPVISLVISVIIIAGLTVGAGNLTFRGDYRVFFSDENPELNAFEELQRVFSKTDNVVLLIAPHDKQIFTPERLALITALTEKAWQTPYSTRVESLTNYQYTYGLNDDLIVEDFIEDPDALNPTAMAKRKKIAISDPIIKNYLLSPSAHVSAINITVNLPEIDKSTEVTEIAEYLLATLDELKATNPDIDFHLSGVIMLNYNLNTASKADIGTLVPLMLLIIFVVLALVFRSLSATISAFIIVIMSVLATMGTAGWAGMSISMATVNVPLIVITLAIADCVHIIFASQRHCQQGTNKLQAVTMGVRTTFVPVIITSVTTIIGFLSFNTSEVPPIKDLGNMVAFGVFFAAFLAVFTLPALLVLLPLKSQSQTSKIRLLAFSRFTISKRHILLPVCLLGIGFCGYLIPKNTVDDMAVRYFAPEVPFRASAEFMEKNLSGYVFMDFKLDSKSENGIVDPEFMRQAESFSNWLRLKAEVAYVATYTDTIKKLNKNLHADNPEFYALPDNQSMAAQYLLLLEMSLPYGLDMNNRINIDKSAARATAIFKNIGSKDLLRIEADAKDWISHNANRITMSAASPNLMFAHISERNITNIAMGTIIAFVLISALLIIPLKSVRLGGIALIGMIAPSLVCFGLWALYNGEINLGLSIVASMTLGVVVDDIVHFLSKFKYGINQGMNAQQAIEYVFESVGPALINTTIILSAGFLVLTGSTYLVNQNLGLLTTAILIVALLIDLILIPITLYYTYNGKPVIELTESGAVKNAEA; via the coding sequence ATGTTTACTTTCTCTGCTCGCCGACCGGTAATCTCCCTAGTTATTAGTGTCATTATTATTGCGGGGCTTACCGTCGGCGCCGGAAATTTAACGTTCCGCGGCGATTACAGGGTATTTTTCAGTGACGAAAACCCTGAGTTAAACGCGTTCGAAGAGCTACAACGCGTCTTCAGTAAAACGGATAACGTTGTATTATTGATTGCCCCTCACGATAAGCAAATATTCACACCGGAACGACTGGCGCTTATTACCGCGCTCACTGAAAAAGCCTGGCAAACACCCTACTCAACGCGGGTTGAGTCGCTCACTAACTATCAATATACCTATGGCTTGAATGACGATTTAATCGTTGAAGATTTTATAGAAGACCCAGACGCACTTAATCCCACGGCAATGGCTAAACGCAAAAAAATTGCGATTAGCGACCCAATCATAAAAAACTATTTACTATCACCATCGGCTCATGTCTCGGCAATCAATATCACCGTTAACCTACCGGAAATTGATAAATCTACTGAAGTCACTGAGATCGCTGAATACCTACTCGCCACTCTAGATGAATTAAAAGCCACTAACCCCGATATCGACTTTCACCTTAGCGGGGTAATAATGCTTAACTACAATTTAAATACCGCCTCTAAAGCCGACATAGGAACATTAGTACCATTAATGTTATTGATCATTTTTGTGGTGCTTGCGCTAGTGTTTCGTTCGCTATCTGCCACAATTTCGGCTTTTATTATTGTGATAATGTCTGTTCTAGCCACAATGGGTACTGCAGGTTGGGCCGGTATGTCCATTTCAATGGCGACAGTGAACGTACCGCTTATTGTTATAACGCTCGCCATTGCCGATTGCGTGCACATTATCTTCGCCAGCCAGCGTCATTGCCAACAAGGCACCAACAAGCTACAAGCGGTAACAATGGGCGTGCGTACAACATTTGTGCCCGTCATTATAACCAGCGTCACCACTATTATTGGTTTTCTCAGTTTTAATACGTCGGAAGTACCACCCATTAAAGATTTGGGGAACATGGTTGCCTTTGGTGTATTTTTTGCCGCATTTTTAGCCGTATTCACCCTTCCAGCCTTGCTGGTACTTTTACCCCTAAAATCACAAAGCCAAACAAGCAAAATTCGCTTACTCGCATTTTCTCGCTTTACCATTTCCAAACGACACATCTTATTGCCTGTATGTTTACTGGGTATTGGATTTTGTGGTTACCTCATTCCAAAAAATACTGTTGACGATATGGCTGTACGTTATTTTGCTCCAGAAGTACCCTTCCGCGCTTCTGCGGAATTCATGGAGAAAAACTTAAGTGGTTACGTATTTATGGACTTTAAACTCGATAGCAAATCTGAAAACGGTATTGTCGACCCTGAATTTATGAGGCAGGCGGAATCTTTTAGCAACTGGCTACGGCTTAAAGCAGAAGTCGCTTACGTTGCAACCTATACCGATACTATAAAGAAGCTAAACAAAAACTTACACGCTGATAACCCAGAGTTCTATGCGCTTCCGGATAATCAATCGATGGCCGCGCAATACTTACTGCTGTTAGAAATGTCTCTTCCTTATGGTTTAGATATGAATAACCGCATTAATATAGATAAGTCCGCTGCGAGAGCAACGGCCATATTCAAAAACATTGGCTCTAAAGATTTATTGCGTATCGAAGCTGATGCAAAAGATTGGATTTCTCATAACGCCAACCGTATTACTATGTCTGCCGCAAGCCCTAACCTCATGTTTGCACATATCAGCGAACGCAATATTACTAACATTGCCATGGGAACCATTATCGCATTTGTCTTGATCTCCGCGCTTCTAATTATTCCCCTTAAATCAGTTCGGCTCGGGGGTATAGCGCTTATTGGCATGATAGCCCCTTCTCTTGTTTGCTTCGGATTATGGGCGTTGTATAACGGTGAAATTAATCTTGGCTTAAGTATTGTTGCGAGCATGACTCTAGGGGTGGTTGTCGATGATATTGTTCACTTCCTTAGTAAGTTCAAATACGGCATTAACCAAGGAATGAACGCGCAGCAAGCAATCGAATATGTATTTGAAAGTGTAGGCCCTGCGCTAATCAATACGACCATTATTTTATCGGCCGGCTTTTTAGTCTTAACGGGATCCACTTATTTGGTCAATCAAAATCTGGGGCTGCTTACAACAGCAATCTTGATCGTCGCATTATTGATCGATCTAATTCTCATACCCATCACACTTTACTATACCTACAACGGTAAGCCCGTCATTGAACTAACGGAATCAGGAGCTGTAAAAAATGCTGAAGCCTAA
- a CDS encoding TetR/AcrR family transcriptional regulator encodes MARTERTPEEVAAREYELLNIAYDIIKIDGVSALTMDRVASASPYSKGTVYKDFSGKEDMLTALCLRGLDIQLALYQRVPDFPGSSREKALALFYAYQHYAKKYPVLFRCVLDGLSSSVLEKTQEHRLVARATKEREIAAICDRVVAEALVNGDISTSTYTVAQLTFANWAMGFGTAALQMAAQKAFSVSRIELDSTLLLNASLVMDGIGWQPLYSEYDYQSVWVKIKEYFEGLPEYQVI; translated from the coding sequence ATGGCTAGAACGGAAAGAACACCCGAAGAGGTGGCGGCAAGAGAATATGAACTGTTAAATATTGCCTACGACATCATAAAAATAGATGGGGTGTCGGCACTCACAATGGACAGAGTTGCGAGCGCCTCCCCTTATTCTAAAGGAACTGTATATAAAGATTTTTCTGGAAAGGAAGATATGCTCACCGCGCTATGCTTGAGGGGGCTCGATATTCAGTTGGCTCTCTACCAGCGTGTGCCCGATTTTCCGGGTTCATCACGTGAAAAAGCGTTAGCGTTGTTTTATGCGTACCAACATTATGCTAAAAAGTACCCCGTTCTTTTTCGTTGTGTATTAGATGGACTATCGTCTTCGGTGTTAGAAAAAACACAAGAACACCGCTTAGTGGCGCGTGCGACAAAAGAGCGGGAAATTGCCGCTATCTGTGATCGTGTTGTCGCAGAAGCGCTTGTAAATGGGGATATTAGTACCAGTACGTATACTGTCGCTCAGCTTACCTTCGCCAATTGGGCGATGGGTTTCGGTACCGCGGCGTTGCAAATGGCGGCTCAGAAGGCATTTAGTGTTTCGCGTATAGAGCTGGATTCTACGCTCCTACTCAATGCGAGTTTAGTGATGGACGGCATTGGGTGGCAGCCACTTTATTCTGAGTACGATTACCAATCGGTCTGGGTAAAAATAAAAGAATACTTCGAAGGTTTGCCAGAATATCAGGTTATCTAA
- a CDS encoding thermostable hemolysin, which yields MQLKLINPMAVEWLAAVDLVRSKYQAVFDADILPNPDNFLALYDDAGELQACCGITYARGNKMFSEQYLDMPIEKAIAANCGEKVERDQVLEVGSLATHSRSAGTELMKMIPVVVWSQGKRYAVLTATSQLARIMRQVGVPAKLIAHASSDRLSDVDREKWGSYYKTNPFVCYVNVGSLSGGFFSKVGTYSFRNIDIEIVSANKEIA from the coding sequence ATGCAACTTAAATTAATCAATCCAATGGCTGTTGAATGGTTGGCGGCTGTTGATCTTGTTCGGAGTAAGTACCAGGCAGTATTTGACGCCGATATTCTGCCAAACCCTGACAATTTTCTAGCACTCTACGACGACGCAGGAGAATTGCAGGCGTGCTGCGGGATTACGTATGCCAGAGGGAACAAAATGTTCTCCGAACAGTACCTCGATATGCCAATCGAAAAAGCCATTGCAGCCAATTGTGGAGAAAAGGTGGAGCGCGACCAGGTACTCGAGGTTGGCTCGTTAGCAACACATTCGCGCTCGGCTGGCACAGAATTAATGAAAATGATCCCAGTCGTTGTTTGGTCGCAAGGAAAGCGCTATGCCGTGCTTACTGCCACCTCTCAACTGGCTCGGATAATGCGGCAAGTGGGTGTCCCTGCAAAACTAATTGCCCATGCATCAAGTGATCGCTTAAGCGATGTGGATCGCGAGAAATGGGGCAGCTATTACAAAACCAATCCTTTTGTTTGTTACGTTAATGTAGGTTCGTTAAGCGGTGGTTTTTTCTCAAAGGTAGGCACGTATTCCTTCAGAAATATCGATATAGAAATCGTATCAGCCAATAAGGAAATTGCATGA
- a CDS encoding AMP-binding protein, whose product MSFLNRIIATAIQQPKAVAITVRNEKGSVEKSYSYEQIINAAYVLAGQLISRQLKTRDVLTVGVLAGNSAAWVVADLALLLAGICEVPIPLMFTKETAINLLSATNFYVYDKEGEARLAQWGDDCSDDSSIGINVDALVEAGNRRAADNAKVSFSEDWVCKIIHTSGTTSLPKGVKIRYEGLDILLDSLTKRTEKTHHSRCMSLVPLSLLIEQVSAVYMTLMHGGEIAFSAPGLGLLGEKSIRSEDYLARIKNFQPSTLTLTPALVDALSLKAKAASVQGKNVIETLFGTQNIPFLACGGAPTNIDNLKLLASMGIRVFEGYGLSENSSVVSWNYAAKQKIGSVGRPLDHVNVTTNEDGELLVKSGSIFAGYTQKDPSACDLTDDGWLKTGDIARIDDEGFIFIKGRKKHVIITANGRNLSPEWVETRFSTVSDVKRCVIFGDGLEDVHCLIVMDSTCVDSEVLTAVRQFSEEYLSDIERPDFFHLMNVDEVEVADLWTITGRPRRQAIQEHLLSSAIA is encoded by the coding sequence ATGAGCTTTCTAAATCGAATTATCGCTACAGCAATACAGCAACCGAAGGCTGTTGCGATTACGGTTCGTAACGAAAAAGGCAGTGTGGAAAAAAGCTACTCTTATGAGCAAATAATCAACGCCGCATATGTTCTCGCAGGCCAACTGATTTCGCGCCAATTAAAAACCCGTGATGTACTCACAGTTGGGGTCTTAGCCGGTAATTCAGCTGCGTGGGTAGTCGCTGATTTGGCGCTACTGTTGGCTGGAATTTGTGAAGTTCCAATTCCATTAATGTTTACAAAAGAGACCGCTATTAACCTGCTGTCGGCAACGAACTTTTATGTCTACGACAAAGAAGGTGAAGCCCGTCTAGCGCAATGGGGTGATGATTGTAGTGATGACAGCTCTATTGGTATCAATGTAGACGCATTAGTTGAGGCCGGCAATCGTCGTGCTGCTGATAACGCGAAGGTTTCATTTTCTGAGGATTGGGTGTGTAAAATCATCCACACATCCGGCACAACAAGTTTGCCAAAAGGGGTCAAAATTCGTTACGAAGGTCTCGATATACTATTGGATTCCCTTACTAAGCGTACCGAGAAAACGCACCATAGTCGTTGCATGTCCCTAGTTCCGCTTAGCCTTTTGATTGAACAGGTAAGCGCCGTTTATATGACACTAATGCATGGTGGAGAAATTGCATTTTCAGCGCCAGGGCTAGGACTTTTGGGCGAGAAATCTATTCGCTCCGAAGACTATCTGGCCCGAATTAAAAATTTTCAACCTTCTACCTTAACGCTCACACCGGCATTGGTTGATGCCTTGTCGTTAAAAGCAAAAGCGGCGTCTGTGCAGGGAAAAAATGTCATTGAAACGCTTTTTGGTACACAAAATATCCCTTTTCTTGCGTGCGGCGGAGCACCCACCAATATCGATAATCTTAAGTTATTGGCGTCCATGGGAATTCGTGTATTTGAGGGCTATGGCCTCAGTGAAAATTCGTCTGTTGTAAGCTGGAACTACGCCGCTAAGCAAAAAATAGGTTCGGTTGGCAGGCCACTAGACCATGTGAATGTCACCACCAATGAAGACGGAGAGCTGCTGGTAAAAAGCGGCTCCATTTTTGCCGGCTACACACAGAAAGATCCGTCGGCTTGCGATCTGACTGACGATGGGTGGCTAAAAACCGGCGATATCGCTCGTATAGATGATGAAGGTTTTATCTTTATAAAAGGTCGAAAAAAACACGTCATTATTACCGCAAACGGACGGAATCTATCACCAGAGTGGGTAGAAACGAGGTTTTCAACGGTTTCGGATGTTAAGCGCTGCGTGATTTTTGGCGATGGACTCGAAGATGTTCATTGTTTAATCGTGATGGATTCGACGTGCGTTGATAGCGAAGTACTAACGGCCGTTAGACAATTTTCAGAAGAGTATTTGTCAGATATTGAACGGCCGGATTTTTTCCATTTAATGAACGTTGATGAAGTTGAGGTCGCAGACCTTTGGACGATTACCGGTCGTCCTCGTCGGCAGGCTATTCAGGAACATCTATTGTCATCGGCGATTGCGTAA
- a CDS encoding TauD/TfdA family dioxygenase, protein MLIIDKNPLVDIKENIVANPNNARVDDLEKTALFEALSTHGYLILRGYEATLADFNGFVERVSASFSLDPAREFHGNVAQKVDAGFDEVGLHCENGNSPFWPDLAWFYCQVAASHGSQTTVCDGREVWHGLSDLTRELFLKNDIVYSRKVEERAWKEFIYHSMGGALSLEAITLEHLHGLINSSPTASIDVLENNAVRYYYRTPAARKTLFCENLSFANSILGPSYNYETPKIEFVNGEKITEEVIAEIQHVTSSKTKNIDWKNGDIAIIDNTRVMHGRRKIEDSKREIYNALSYI, encoded by the coding sequence ATGTTAATCATTGATAAAAATCCGCTAGTAGATATAAAGGAAAATATTGTCGCTAACCCCAATAATGCGCGCGTCGATGACCTCGAAAAGACTGCATTATTTGAAGCGTTAAGTACACATGGCTACCTAATTTTACGTGGTTATGAGGCAACGTTAGCTGATTTTAACGGCTTCGTAGAGCGGGTTAGCGCAAGTTTTAGCCTAGATCCCGCACGAGAGTTTCACGGCAACGTCGCGCAAAAAGTGGACGCCGGGTTCGATGAAGTCGGGTTGCATTGTGAAAACGGCAATAGCCCTTTTTGGCCTGATTTGGCTTGGTTCTACTGTCAAGTTGCGGCCTCCCATGGGTCACAAACGACTGTTTGCGACGGTAGAGAGGTGTGGCACGGCCTTAGCGATTTAACGCGCGAGCTATTTCTAAAAAACGATATTGTTTATTCGAGAAAAGTGGAAGAACGTGCATGGAAAGAGTTTATCTATCATTCAATGGGCGGCGCGCTGAGCCTTGAGGCAATAACGTTAGAGCACTTACATGGCCTCATTAATTCCTCGCCCACCGCCAGTATTGATGTGCTTGAAAACAACGCAGTGCGTTACTACTATCGAACGCCCGCGGCAAGGAAGACACTTTTTTGCGAAAATCTATCCTTTGCAAATAGCATTCTTGGGCCTTCATACAACTACGAGACACCCAAAATTGAATTTGTTAATGGCGAGAAAATTACCGAGGAAGTGATTGCTGAAATACAACACGTAACCTCAAGTAAAACAAAAAATATAGATTGGAAAAATGGTGATATAGCGATAATTGATAATACGCGCGTTATGCATGGCCGAAGAAAAATAGAAGATAGTAAAAGAGAAATATACAACGCTCTAAGTTATATATAA
- a CDS encoding darcynin family protein, which yields MKFAIILKYSFTNKWFNLTRPERQDFELTHIFPLIQKYAEELTVRTFDSEAFESKFSDFAIVETQNLKAHTHFMDDLRDSPLIAHGYATFNDIFMGIEDGYKEYNQETK from the coding sequence ATGAAGTTCGCAATTATATTGAAATATTCTTTTACAAATAAATGGTTCAATCTGACTCGACCGGAAAGGCAGGATTTTGAGTTGACGCATATCTTTCCACTGATACAAAAATATGCGGAAGAACTAACGGTTAGAACATTTGATTCCGAAGCATTTGAATCGAAGTTTTCCGATTTTGCAATTGTAGAAACGCAGAACTTAAAGGCCCATACCCATTTTATGGATGACCTTAGAGATTCTCCTCTCATTGCCCACGGCTATGCCACTTTCAACGATATCTTTATGGGTATTGAAGATGGGTATAAAGAATACAATCAAGAGACCAAGTAA
- a CDS encoding MFS transporter codes for MSVEILDQKSSLNHLEERRVSPLLLFSVMFALFLAAMDSTVVGTILPVIKAEFSNSSLYPWLMSGFILSSILSASVSGLLADRFGEKFVMVTGIAIFILGMAQALAASSMMLLVMSRLVQGVGAGMITVMAYTIVGHLFSAESRGKMQGVLSLVWGLAAIIGPVFGAVFHEQFGWRYVFLGYIPLSAIALVIVAVIYKRDGAGGGSSSLNIPVILAFTAGIGGVMLAIMWVGEKNYLRALAAFGGGLTLLFGYVLLVKNRKDKELLPREVVLTCPLRCAAQLTFLASVVLYASVVVLPLFMAETVSASAGLAGAVIAASSLGWVVGAGVSGGMVHKRGYRALSGFGALLLVVGTGIHAFIPLDADVWLRIVGQFFIGLGIGFCAAISLVFIQNRATSENMGRYTAAVQLFRNLGAAIGINALAALLLYMGTEGGDVRAYALCFYTLFAIAVLSLFPALGLPEKEVKV; via the coding sequence ATGTCGGTTGAAATATTAGATCAAAAGTCGTCACTCAATCATCTAGAAGAGAGAAGAGTATCACCACTATTGCTGTTTTCCGTGATGTTTGCGCTTTTCCTTGCGGCGATGGACAGTACCGTTGTTGGCACAATATTGCCGGTGATTAAAGCGGAGTTTTCAAATTCGTCTTTGTACCCGTGGTTAATGAGCGGATTTATTCTTAGCTCTATATTGTCGGCCTCCGTAAGCGGATTACTGGCTGATCGGTTTGGTGAAAAGTTCGTAATGGTGACAGGCATTGCGATCTTTATTCTAGGTATGGCGCAAGCATTAGCGGCTTCGTCAATGATGTTGCTGGTAATGTCGAGATTAGTGCAGGGTGTTGGAGCCGGTATGATTACGGTCATGGCCTACACGATTGTAGGGCATCTATTCAGCGCCGAAAGCCGAGGAAAAATGCAAGGCGTGCTGAGCCTTGTCTGGGGATTGGCAGCCATAATCGGCCCGGTATTTGGCGCTGTTTTTCATGAGCAGTTTGGCTGGCGATATGTCTTTCTCGGGTACATTCCTCTATCGGCGATTGCGCTCGTTATTGTAGCTGTTATCTATAAAAGAGATGGTGCCGGTGGTGGTAGTTCATCACTGAATATTCCGGTAATTTTAGCGTTTACCGCCGGCATAGGCGGCGTCATGCTCGCCATTATGTGGGTTGGCGAAAAAAATTATTTGCGCGCATTGGCGGCTTTTGGCGGCGGGCTTACCTTGCTTTTCGGTTATGTTCTTCTCGTAAAAAATCGAAAAGATAAAGAACTGCTTCCCCGTGAAGTAGTACTCACGTGCCCGTTAAGATGCGCCGCACAATTAACCTTTTTAGCATCCGTAGTGTTGTATGCGTCTGTGGTAGTGCTACCACTTTTTATGGCCGAAACGGTTAGCGCTTCAGCGGGATTGGCTGGTGCCGTAATTGCAGCGTCATCGTTAGGTTGGGTTGTGGGTGCTGGAGTTTCCGGCGGCATGGTACACAAACGTGGGTATCGAGCCTTGTCGGGGTTTGGCGCTTTATTGTTGGTTGTTGGAACGGGTATTCATGCCTTTATACCGCTCGATGCGGATGTGTGGTTGCGCATCGTTGGCCAATTCTTTATAGGGTTAGGTATAGGTTTTTGCGCGGCTATTAGTTTGGTCTTTATACAAAACCGTGCGACCAGCGAAAATATGGGACGGTATACAGCTGCCGTGCAGTTATTTAGAAATCTTGGTGCTGCAATCGGGATAAACGCTCTAGCGGCGCTGTTGTTGTACATGGGCACTGAGGGCGGGGACGTCCGAGCGTACGCCCTATGCTTCTACACACTCTTCGCAATCGCAGTCCTTTCATTATTCCCAGCGCTAGGATTACCCGAAAAAGAGGTGAAGGTATGA
- a CDS encoding NAD(P)H-dependent oxidoreductase: MNVVVINANPKKNSFCHGLASAYADGARNRGDDVTVITLSDLQYDPVLRTGFDKDDILEPDLKTVEDAIAWADHIVFVYPNWWGVMPAILKGTLDRVLKPGFAFKFENGGVIPLLRGKTASLFITMDVPIWVYRFIHHNRGAKLMRDNVLKFCGIKTRKIKYFGPIHSSSEKKRESWLGTARALALTA, from the coding sequence ATGAATGTAGTGGTAATTAATGCAAACCCCAAAAAAAACAGTTTTTGTCACGGTTTAGCCAGCGCTTACGCGGACGGGGCCAGAAATCGCGGAGACGACGTCACCGTCATAACGTTAAGTGATCTACAGTACGATCCGGTACTGCGAACGGGGTTTGATAAAGACGATATTCTCGAACCTGACTTAAAAACGGTTGAGGACGCTATTGCGTGGGCTGACCATATCGTTTTTGTCTACCCAAATTGGTGGGGTGTGATGCCTGCAATTTTGAAAGGTACTTTAGATCGTGTTCTTAAACCGGGGTTTGCCTTTAAATTTGAAAATGGTGGCGTAATTCCGCTTCTTCGCGGTAAGACTGCATCCTTGTTTATTACGATGGATGTACCGATATGGGTATACCGCTTTATACACCATAACCGTGGTGCGAAATTGATGCGCGATAACGTGCTTAAGTTCTGCGGAATAAAAACGAGAAAAATAAAATATTTTGGTCCAATTCATTCTTCAAGTGAAAAAAAACGTGAGTCATGGTTAGGGACAGCTCGAGCGTTGGCCCTCACAGCCTAA